Proteins found in one Solitalea lacus genomic segment:
- the recO gene encoding DNA repair protein RecO, whose protein sequence is MSTLQKTTGIVLRTTNYAESSVVVLMFTEQYGLQSFIVNGVRKSKAKFAASLFQPLNLLEMVIYHKPSGGLQRIAEVRNSPAYTSVSFDFYKTTIVLFLNEVLLKCLKQESPEPPLYSFIYNGLQLLDVYQGVPSNFHLVFLVHFAKFLGFFPDNSFSASVEYFDLQDGVFTPLRPKHVQTVVQPYSGYIAQLMQLNFETMEQLKISSAERKVLLHTLVEYYELHVDNFGKLKSLEVLEEVLA, encoded by the coding sequence TTGTCAACCCTGCAAAAAACCACAGGAATAGTATTAAGAACCACAAATTATGCCGAAAGTAGCGTTGTGGTTTTAATGTTTACTGAACAATATGGCTTACAATCCTTTATAGTGAATGGGGTGCGAAAGTCCAAAGCAAAGTTTGCCGCCAGTTTGTTTCAACCTTTGAACCTGCTTGAAATGGTAATTTATCACAAGCCATCCGGAGGTTTACAACGAATTGCTGAAGTAAGAAATTCGCCTGCTTATACATCTGTCTCATTTGATTTTTATAAAACGACAATTGTTTTGTTTTTAAATGAAGTTTTACTGAAATGCTTAAAGCAGGAATCTCCGGAGCCGCCATTGTATTCGTTTATTTACAACGGGTTACAATTGTTGGATGTCTACCAGGGTGTGCCCTCCAACTTCCATCTGGTTTTTCTGGTTCATTTTGCAAAGTTTCTGGGCTTCTTTCCTGATAATTCTTTTTCCGCCTCTGTAGAGTATTTTGACTTACAGGATGGGGTGTTTACGCCATTAAGGCCAAAACATGTTCAAACTGTTGTGCAGCCCTATAGCGGTTATATAGCCCAATTAATGCAGTTGAATTTTGAGACTATGGAGCAGCTGAAAATATCTTCAGCAGAACGAAAAGTTTTGCTTCATACTCTGGTGGAGTATTACGAACTCCATGTAGATAACTTTGGAAAATTGAAATCCCTAGAGGTGTTGGAAGAAGTATTAGCCTAG
- a CDS encoding isopenicillin N synthase family dioxygenase produces MSINIPCLDLNDYINGSDEQRKQFSDAIGKAFNETGFVTIKNHGLSDQLIEDLYSQVKDLFALPEEVKKSYEKVELAGQRGYTSKGREQAKGAKTPDLKEFWQIGQYVEGEDLSKEVYPDNLEVEELSVFNNITKEVYKKLEAAGKLLLKAIAVYLGLEETYFDEKVRNGNSILRCIHYFPIEDPDAIPTEAVRAGAHEDINLITLLIGASADGLEVLTRNNEWYPIKAGQQDIVVNVGDMLQRLTNGKLVSTTHRVVNPPRELMKTSRFSVPFFLHPKADMDLRSLESCIDAEHPKQFSDMTAGEYLNERLREIGLKN; encoded by the coding sequence ATGTCAATCAATATTCCTTGTTTAGATTTGAATGATTACATAAATGGTTCAGATGAGCAGCGTAAACAGTTTTCTGATGCAATTGGTAAAGCATTTAATGAAACCGGTTTTGTTACCATTAAAAATCACGGATTAAGTGACCAATTAATAGAAGATTTATATTCTCAGGTTAAAGATTTATTTGCTTTGCCGGAAGAGGTTAAGAAAAGTTATGAAAAGGTTGAACTTGCTGGGCAAAGGGGGTATACTAGCAAAGGTAGAGAGCAGGCAAAAGGGGCTAAAACACCTGATTTGAAAGAGTTTTGGCAAATTGGCCAATACGTTGAAGGGGAAGATCTGAGTAAAGAGGTTTATCCTGATAATTTGGAGGTTGAGGAACTATCGGTATTTAATAATATTACCAAAGAAGTGTACAAAAAGCTTGAAGCTGCCGGTAAACTATTATTAAAAGCGATTGCCGTTTATTTAGGCCTGGAGGAAACTTACTTTGATGAAAAGGTTAGAAATGGAAACAGCATTTTACGCTGCATTCATTATTTTCCGATTGAAGATCCGGATGCTATTCCAACAGAGGCCGTTAGAGCGGGTGCACATGAAGATATTAATCTAATTACTTTATTGATAGGAGCCAGTGCCGATGGTTTAGAAGTATTGACAAGAAACAATGAGTGGTATCCGATTAAAGCAGGACAGCAGGATATTGTAGTAAATGTAGGCGATATGTTACAACGCCTTACAAATGGCAAATTAGTATCAACAACACATCGTGTAGTTAACCCTCCCCGCGAACTGATGAAAACTTCACGTTTTTCAGTTCCTTTCTTTTTGCATCCAAAAGCTGACATGGATTTACGAAGTCTTGAATCATGCATTGATGCTGAGCATCCTAAGCAATTCTCTGACATGACTGCTGGTGAATATCTTAATGAGCGTTTAAGAGAAATAGGGTTGAAGAACTAA
- a CDS encoding c-type cytochrome: MRNNTSILQSFLTALGLVTLSLCLTDCANQAKPDGEMAKEQMVDRGQYLVTIASCNDCHSPKIMTPQGPILDSTRLMSGHRAGSMLPKLDTSMVNPNGWISMSPEITAFVGPWGISYAANLTPDETSGIGAWTEDTFIKTLRTGKHLGQVGGRQILPPMPWFFINKMTDEDLKSVFAYLKSLPPINNQVPAPVPPNELNSVNVTGK, encoded by the coding sequence ATGAGAAACAACACTTCAATCCTTCAATCCTTTTTAACTGCTTTGGGACTAGTAACACTAAGTTTGTGCTTGACTGACTGCGCAAACCAGGCAAAGCCAGACGGAGAGATGGCCAAGGAACAAATGGTTGACCGAGGCCAATACTTGGTTACAATTGCTTCCTGTAACGATTGCCATTCTCCAAAGATTATGACTCCACAAGGGCCAATATTAGATTCTACCCGGTTAATGTCAGGGCATCGTGCCGGCAGTATGCTTCCTAAACTTGATACGAGTATGGTAAACCCTAATGGATGGATTAGCATGAGTCCTGAGATTACAGCTTTCGTAGGACCTTGGGGGATTTCTTATGCAGCCAATCTTACTCCTGATGAAACCTCTGGTATTGGAGCCTGGACAGAGGATACCTTTATCAAAACATTACGAACAGGGAAGCATTTAGGGCAAGTAGGCGGCCGTCAAATATTGCCTCCAATGCCTTGGTTTTTTATTAATAAGATGACTGATGAGGATTTGAAATCTGTTTTTGCCTATTTAAAATCCCTTCCTCCAATTAATAACCAAGTTCCGGCTCCTGTCCCTCCAAACGAACTCAATTCTGTAAATGTGACTGGAAAGTGA
- a CDS encoding dienelactone hydrolase family protein codes for MKNIVGLLLQLICIPLLGFGQTGLHCCQLDSTTNTKEFAQFSSDKEFISSHIEPLKFSYTSKIGKDLMLPTADGKDAHVYELKAAKPTNNYIFVIHEWWGLNDYIKRESEKLYKDVGNVNVIAIDLYDKQIATSSEDAAKFMQGVTEERSQTIIEAVKKHVGTKAKIATIGWCFGGGWSLKTSLILEKQAVACIMYYGMPERNVEKLKALNPDVLGIFAKQDKWITPQIVEEFEQNLKKAGKKVTIKMYDADHAFANPSNPKYNKAASEDAYATSIAFLKNRLK; via the coding sequence ATGAAAAATATAGTTGGTTTATTACTACAGTTAATTTGTATTCCATTGCTAGGCTTTGGGCAAACAGGACTTCATTGCTGTCAGTTAGATTCTACTACAAATACCAAAGAGTTTGCACAATTTTCTTCTGATAAAGAATTTATAAGCTCACATATTGAACCCTTAAAATTTAGTTACACTAGTAAAATTGGCAAAGACCTAATGCTACCGACAGCAGACGGGAAAGATGCCCATGTTTATGAGTTGAAAGCTGCAAAACCCACTAACAACTACATTTTTGTCATACACGAATGGTGGGGATTAAATGACTACATTAAACGGGAATCTGAAAAATTGTATAAAGATGTGGGCAATGTAAATGTGATTGCTATCGATTTATATGACAAACAAATTGCTACAAGCAGTGAAGATGCGGCAAAGTTTATGCAAGGCGTTACAGAAGAGCGTTCGCAAACAATTATTGAAGCTGTAAAAAAACATGTTGGAACAAAGGCTAAAATTGCCACCATTGGCTGGTGTTTCGGCGGAGGATGGTCGTTAAAAACTTCACTTATTTTAGAGAAGCAAGCCGTTGCTTGCATTATGTACTATGGCATGCCCGAAAGAAACGTTGAAAAACTTAAAGCACTTAACCCGGATGTTTTAGGAATTTTTGCAAAACAGGATAAATGGATCACCCCTCAAATTGTCGAAGAGTTTGAGCAAAACCTTAAAAAGGCAGGAAAAAAAGTTACCATAAAAATGTACGATGCAGATCACGCCTTTGCCAATCCTAGCAATCCCAAATATAATAAAGCGGCAAGCGAAGATGCATATGCAACAAGCATTGCTTTTCTAAAAAACAGATTAAAATAA